The proteins below are encoded in one region of Alosa sapidissima isolate fAloSap1 chromosome 24, fAloSap1.pri, whole genome shotgun sequence:
- the pmp22b gene encoding peripheral myelin protein 22b: MLLLLLGIIFLHGAALVLLFVSTIVSAWTVGYSSTSDLWTNCTQTNGAYSCETGETGEWIQAVQALMILSIIFSFISLFLFFCQLFTLQKGGRFFLTGVFQVLASLFVMSGAIIYTVKSPDWVHESESYGFAYILAWVAFPLALISGLIYLILRKRE, encoded by the exons ATGCTGCTTCTACTTCTCGGAATCATCTTCCTGCACGGGGCAGCTCTAGTGCTCCTCTTCGTGTCAACGATTGTCAGT GCGTGGACTGTAGGCTATTCCTCCACCTCGGATTTGTGGACGAACTGCACACAAACCAATGGCGCATACAGCTGCGAAACGGGCGAAACTGGAG agtggaTACAGGCGGTGCAGGCTCTCATGATCCTGTCCATCATCTTCAGCTtcatctcactcttcctcttcttctgccAGCTCTTCACTCTGCAGAAGGGCGGCCGCTTCTTCCTCACCGGCGTCTTCCAGGTCCTCGCAA GTCTGTTTGTCATGAGCGGTGCCATCATCTACACAGTGAAGAGTCCGGACTGGGTGCATGAGTCGGAGTCCTACGGCTTTGCCTACATCCTGGCCTGGGTGGCCTTCCCCTTGGCGCTGATCAGTGGACTGATCTACCTCATCTTAAGAAAGCGTGAATGA